The Alteriqipengyuania halimionae genome contains a region encoding:
- a CDS encoding polysaccharide biosynthesis/export family protein, with product MSFNFDRRISVLAMAASLGACVSGPAPSNISGSAWLPGQDLATGSGHPEGDWVMATPAARGAPTCDWRAPRELSNLRRARPEEFLARTSPLSQGDRLSLRLLGDEDELGGTYVIESNGTIVVPGHQPLMLAGRSVSEAEQAIRAELVRSGVVRPLRNAVSLSLIEAAGVPVAVSGAVFMEGAVRAGERTPESRIGLKEGDVRGDDNVSRSVATAIRAAGGVRPDADVQRIYLIRGDAYVELDLSGLARGWTANDVSVAAGDRVIVPSRGCFDPSLARPTPLTPPGIKVFMSNLTKGANNNAGAAIGAETTSLPYGTRLLQALVAMNCVGGSYMQSDRRAVLISRNPLNGQSIVVERDIEKLVRGAGRDAANPLLMPNDAIACYDSRLSNLNEVIGSIGNVAGSVTPAILLSGAE from the coding sequence ATGTCTTTCAATTTTGATCGCCGTATTTCCGTTCTTGCCATGGCGGCCTCGCTGGGCGCCTGCGTGTCGGGACCTGCCCCGTCCAATATTTCTGGTTCGGCCTGGCTGCCTGGTCAGGACCTGGCGACCGGCAGCGGTCACCCCGAAGGCGACTGGGTCATGGCCACGCCTGCTGCGCGCGGCGCCCCGACCTGTGACTGGCGCGCGCCGCGCGAACTGAGCAACCTGCGCCGTGCGCGTCCCGAGGAATTCCTAGCGAGAACCTCCCCCCTGTCCCAAGGCGACCGGCTCAGCCTGCGCCTGCTGGGCGATGAGGACGAGCTTGGCGGCACCTATGTGATCGAGAGCAACGGCACCATCGTGGTGCCCGGCCACCAGCCGCTGATGCTGGCAGGCCGCTCGGTTTCCGAAGCCGAGCAGGCAATCCGCGCCGAGCTGGTCCGATCGGGCGTGGTCCGGCCGCTTCGCAATGCCGTGTCGCTGTCGCTGATCGAAGCGGCGGGCGTGCCTGTCGCGGTATCGGGCGCGGTGTTCATGGAAGGCGCGGTGCGTGCCGGGGAGCGGACGCCGGAAAGCCGGATCGGCCTGAAGGAAGGCGATGTGCGCGGCGACGACAACGTGTCGCGCAGCGTAGCCACCGCGATCCGTGCGGCAGGCGGCGTGCGGCCCGATGCCGACGTGCAGCGGATCTACCTCATTCGCGGCGATGCCTACGTCGAGCTGGACCTTTCAGGCCTGGCGCGTGGCTGGACCGCGAACGATGTCTCGGTTGCCGCAGGCGACCGCGTGATCGTGCCCAGCCGCGGCTGCTTCGATCCATCGCTGGCGCGGCCGACCCCGCTCACCCCTCCGGGGATCAAGGTGTTTATGTCGAACCTGACGAAGGGCGCCAACAACAATGCGGGAGCCGCGATTGGCGCGGAAACCACTTCTCTGCCGTACGGCACGCGGCTGTTGCAGGCGCTCGTCGCCATGAACTGCGTGGGTGGTTCCTACATGCAGTCGGATCGGCGCGCGGTGCTGATCTCGCGCAATCCGCTTAATGGCCAGAGCATCGTCGTGGAACGCGACATCGAGAAGCTCGTGCGCGGAGCGGGACGCGATGCGGCCAATCCGCTGCTGATGCCGAACGATGCGATCGCCTGCTATGACAGCCGCCTGTCGAACCTGAACGAAGTGATCGGCTCGATCGGCAATGTTGCGGGCAGCGTTACGCCGGCCATTCTATTGAGTGGAGCCGAATGA
- a CDS encoding heme NO-binding domain-containing protein — translation MKGLIFSELIRFMEEQQDPLFVERVIAAAKLPNDAAFSRIGVYPTAHALLLVGEASKLSGIPVAALCEAFGSYLFGRFTILYPEIMSSYSTAESLLEHVRGHIHEDVKVLYPDATPPEVTATTQDGDCVVEYRSHRPLAHIACGLIRGCLEHFGDERKIEWVNCSESGDAATFRIAS, via the coding sequence GTGAAAGGTTTGATATTCTCCGAGCTTATCCGGTTCATGGAAGAACAGCAGGACCCGCTATTTGTGGAACGGGTAATCGCTGCCGCAAAACTGCCGAACGACGCAGCGTTTTCGCGCATCGGCGTTTACCCCACCGCCCATGCTTTGTTGCTCGTGGGGGAGGCATCCAAACTCTCGGGCATTCCGGTTGCCGCCTTGTGCGAGGCTTTCGGCAGTTACCTGTTCGGGCGCTTCACGATTCTCTACCCCGAGATCATGTCATCCTATTCTACCGCCGAGAGCCTGCTCGAACATGTCCGCGGGCACATCCACGAGGATGTGAAAGTGCTCTATCCCGACGCCACCCCGCCCGAAGTGACGGCGACGACCCAGGATGGCGATTGCGTCGTCGAATATCGCTCGCACCGGCCGCTTGCGCATATCGCATGCGGCCTGATCCGCGGATGCCTCGAGCATTTTGGTGACGAGCGAAAGATCGAATGGGTCAACTGCAGCGAGAGTGGTGACGCTGCCACATTCAGGATAGCATCATAA
- a CDS encoding sigma-54-dependent transcriptional regulator: MANSVLIVEDSASIALGYAAQLQSAGHEVDVSENLADAKAALRDNDFDVVLLDLQLPDGNGMDLLSGNSSDNKPPPAFIIVTADGSLTRAIDAMRLGAYDFLVKPVAGERLLTTVRNAAERGRPARKAQAAKSKDTSNGYYGFIGKSPAMLQVYEVIESVASSKATVFVTGESGTGKEVTAEAIHAAGARSSGPFVAINCGAIPESLLESELFGHVKGAFTGAVENRIGAAKAADGGTLFLDEICEMELKLQVKLLRFLQTATIQRVGSSKVEPVDVRIVCATNRDPIAEVAAGRFREDLFYRLNVIPLELPPLRARGKDAQLIADLFMDRFGKEEGRELTGLSEESRATLYEHQWPGNVRELQNTIRRAVVVGSGPTLDLALPRHTGALAQQAGNVSNARAALATPDPVGDDKRTATQDSWEGMTLDQIERMAIHAAIERCSGNITKAAKVLDVSPSTLYRKLEKWQSAAS; the protein is encoded by the coding sequence ATGGCAAATTCGGTTCTGATCGTCGAAGACAGTGCGTCCATCGCACTTGGTTACGCCGCGCAATTGCAAAGCGCCGGGCACGAGGTCGATGTCAGCGAAAATCTGGCCGACGCGAAGGCCGCCCTGCGCGATAACGATTTCGATGTCGTTCTGCTGGACCTGCAATTGCCCGATGGCAATGGCATGGACCTGCTGAGCGGGAACTCGTCTGACAACAAGCCGCCTCCTGCGTTCATCATCGTGACCGCAGACGGCTCTCTGACGCGCGCGATCGATGCGATGCGGCTGGGCGCCTACGATTTTCTCGTCAAACCTGTGGCGGGCGAAAGGTTGCTGACCACTGTGCGCAATGCCGCCGAACGCGGCCGGCCCGCACGCAAGGCACAGGCGGCCAAGTCCAAAGATACGTCGAACGGATATTACGGCTTCATCGGCAAGTCGCCTGCCATGCTGCAGGTTTATGAGGTGATCGAGAGTGTCGCGAGTTCCAAGGCGACTGTTTTCGTCACCGGCGAAAGCGGGACGGGCAAGGAAGTGACCGCAGAAGCGATCCATGCGGCAGGCGCGCGCAGCAGTGGCCCCTTCGTGGCGATCAACTGCGGTGCCATTCCTGAAAGCCTGCTGGAGTCGGAACTGTTCGGCCATGTAAAAGGCGCCTTCACCGGCGCGGTCGAGAACCGGATCGGCGCTGCCAAGGCGGCCGACGGCGGCACGCTGTTTCTCGACGAGATCTGCGAGATGGAGCTCAAGCTGCAGGTCAAGTTGTTGCGCTTCCTGCAAACCGCGACCATCCAGCGCGTCGGGTCGAGCAAGGTCGAGCCGGTCGATGTGCGGATCGTGTGCGCTACCAATCGCGATCCGATCGCCGAAGTCGCGGCTGGCCGGTTCCGAGAGGATCTGTTCTATCGCCTCAACGTCATCCCGCTCGAACTGCCGCCTCTACGAGCGCGCGGCAAAGACGCGCAACTGATCGCCGACCTATTCATGGATCGTTTCGGCAAGGAAGAAGGGCGTGAACTGACCGGACTGAGCGAGGAAAGCCGCGCGACGCTGTACGAGCATCAATGGCCCGGAAATGTCCGCGAACTGCAGAATACCATCCGCCGCGCCGTGGTCGTCGGGTCCGGTCCGACACTGGACTTGGCATTGCCTCGACACACGGGGGCGCTCGCACAGCAGGCAGGCAATGTCAGCAATGCGCGGGCCGCTCTCGCGACGCCGGATCCTGTCGGTGACGACAAACGGACTGCGACGCAGGACAGCTGGGAGGGAATGACGCTCGACCAGATCGAGCGCATGGCAATCCACGCGGCGATCGAGAGATGCAGCGGAAATATCACCAAAGCGGCGAAGGTCCTCGATGTCAGCCCCTCCACACTCTACCGGAAGCTGGAGAAATGGCAGTCGGCAGCCAGTTGA
- the ubiM gene encoding 5-demethoxyubiquinol-8 5-hydroxylase UbiM, with the protein MQDFDIVAVGAGPTGLAFARALDGSGLRVALIERQPAEVLAAPPVDGREIALTQRSVDTLERLGAWDRIDPAEIYPLRGAQVFNGRSSLALHFDPGGGPQDRLGCLISNHLIRRSLFAAIEGQEGITLLAGAGVEQVHADRSGARITLADGRTLTARMLVAADSRFSATRDQLGIPAEINQLGRSMLVTRLEHEHSNRGIATEWFDYGQTIAMLPLGEHQSSAVLTLPSDAIERIADYAPAILAAEIERRFSGRLGAMRFVSGPHVYPLATTYARHFASDSAALIGDAAVGMHPVTAHGFNLGLQSSATLARLLCDAAAKHRPIATLLLLRRYEARHRLATRVLYSGTNLLVRLYTTEHRRARFARQVALVAAERLSPINSAITRMVLRH; encoded by the coding sequence ATGCAGGATTTCGATATCGTCGCCGTGGGCGCCGGGCCCACCGGGCTCGCCTTTGCGCGTGCGCTCGACGGCAGCGGACTTCGGGTCGCACTGATAGAGCGCCAGCCGGCGGAAGTGCTGGCTGCGCCGCCCGTCGACGGACGTGAGATTGCGCTCACCCAGCGCTCGGTCGATACGCTAGAGCGGCTCGGTGCCTGGGACCGGATCGACCCGGCGGAGATTTACCCCCTTCGCGGCGCGCAGGTTTTCAATGGCCGATCGTCACTGGCACTCCATTTTGATCCCGGTGGGGGCCCGCAGGATCGCCTCGGCTGCCTCATATCGAACCATTTGATCCGGCGCAGTCTGTTCGCGGCGATCGAGGGGCAGGAAGGCATCACGCTGCTTGCTGGCGCCGGGGTCGAACAGGTCCATGCCGATCGGTCGGGCGCGCGCATCACGCTCGCCGATGGGCGCACTCTCACCGCCCGGATGCTCGTCGCCGCGGATTCGCGGTTTTCGGCTACGCGCGACCAGCTCGGTATTCCGGCAGAGATAAACCAGCTCGGACGCTCGATGCTCGTCACCCGGCTCGAGCATGAGCATTCCAATCGCGGGATCGCGACCGAGTGGTTCGATTACGGCCAGACGATCGCCATGCTGCCGCTGGGAGAGCACCAATCCTCGGCGGTGCTGACCCTGCCGAGTGATGCGATCGAGCGCATCGCGGATTATGCGCCCGCCATTCTCGCCGCCGAGATCGAGCGGCGCTTCAGCGGCCGCCTCGGTGCGATGCGCTTCGTTTCGGGCCCGCACGTCTATCCGCTCGCCACCACCTATGCCCGCCATTTCGCCAGCGACAGTGCGGCGCTGATCGGCGACGCGGCGGTGGGGATGCACCCGGTCACCGCACACGGCTTCAATCTCGGCCTGCAATCCTCCGCTACGCTCGCCCGGCTTCTTTGCGACGCCGCCGCGAAACACCGCCCGATCGCCACTCTGTTGTTGCTGCGACGCTACGAGGCCCGCCACCGCCTTGCGACCCGCGTGCTGTACAGCGGCACCAATCTGCTCGTCCGGCTCTATACCACCGAGCATCGCCGCGCCCGCTTCGCGCGCCAGGTCGCTCTCGTCGCGGCCGAGCGGCTCTCCCCGATCAATTCCGCAATTACCCGGATGGTGCTGCGGCACTGA
- a CDS encoding fatty acid desaturase family protein, giving the protein MPPHPLHPGAEDNDMLRQAALLTRDLHGPNPLIYWIDCFGSAAIGYAALLGAIASGNAALTVALVLLSISALYRAVLFIHEITHLDHRLLPGFRTAWNVGVGATVLLPSFLYEGIHAVHHSRVHYGTERDPEYLPLAHMRPWTLPLFTLAAVLMPALLLLRFGILGPLSWVIPPLRRLLVERFSSLEVNPAYRRPAPEGAFARRWVAQEAAASVVAIAILATAALGIMPLRAFALYCVVVAGVALLNQTRTLVAHLWENDGGQLSLTDQYRDSTNVPPAFPGALWAPVGLRFHALHHLLPRLPYHALPEAHRRLKATLPAPSAYHEANYRSLTVLLVRLGRATVHRGKDHPVPPEGSQHPC; this is encoded by the coding sequence ATGCCTCCACATCCGCTTCATCCCGGCGCCGAAGACAACGACATGCTGCGCCAGGCGGCCTTGCTGACCCGCGACCTGCATGGCCCCAACCCGCTGATCTATTGGATCGATTGCTTCGGTTCTGCCGCGATCGGCTATGCCGCGCTGCTGGGCGCGATCGCCAGCGGCAATGCCGCGCTCACCGTCGCGCTGGTATTGCTTTCGATCTCGGCGCTGTATCGCGCGGTGCTGTTCATTCACGAGATCACCCATCTCGACCATCGGCTGCTGCCAGGCTTCCGGACGGCCTGGAATGTGGGCGTGGGCGCGACCGTCTTGCTCCCCTCTTTCCTTTACGAGGGCATTCACGCGGTCCACCATTCGCGCGTGCATTACGGGACCGAGCGCGATCCCGAATATCTTCCGCTCGCGCATATGCGCCCGTGGACGCTGCCGCTGTTCACGCTGGCCGCGGTGCTGATGCCGGCCCTGCTGCTCCTGCGCTTCGGCATTCTCGGCCCGCTGTCGTGGGTGATCCCGCCGCTGCGCCGTCTGCTGGTCGAGCGGTTTTCCTCGCTCGAAGTGAACCCGGCCTATCGCCGCCCAGCGCCGGAAGGCGCGTTCGCGCGCCGTTGGGTCGCGCAGGAGGCGGCCGCCAGCGTGGTTGCGATCGCGATCCTCGCCACCGCCGCGCTCGGAATCATGCCGCTGCGGGCCTTCGCGCTCTATTGCGTCGTCGTCGCGGGCGTCGCGCTGCTCAACCAGACCCGCACGCTCGTCGCGCATCTGTGGGAGAACGATGGCGGTCAATTGTCGCTGACCGACCAGTATCGCGATAGCACCAATGTGCCGCCCGCCTTCCCCGGCGCGCTCTGGGCACCGGTCGGGCTGCGCTTTCACGCACTGCACCACCTTCTGCCGCGGCTGCCCTATCATGCGCTGCCCGAGGCGCATCGCCGTCTCAAGGCCACGCTGCCCGCGCCCTCTGCCTATCACGAGGCGAACTATCGCTCTTTGACCGTGCTCCTGGTGCGTCTGGGCCGGGCCACCGTCCATCGCGGCAAAGATCACCCGGTGCCGCCCGAGGGTTCGCAACATCCCTGCTAG
- a CDS encoding SCO family protein, which produces MADPFPELEEEQTPEERAAGQKTFHKVVWVLVAIFAGIGLLALFGPDRPSAPDQPTNYGDTVGGAFSLTAPDGSTVTDQTLKGKPFAIFFGFTRCPDVCPTTLAKMARLRQQLGEDGDRFEIVFVSVDPGYDSPEDVGRYVDLFGTPIIGLTGSDEDIAKVTKAYHAYYEKVPVEGGDYTIDHTAAVYLMDREGKLQSIIDYQEGPEASLAKLERLVG; this is translated from the coding sequence ATGGCTGATCCGTTTCCCGAGCTCGAGGAAGAGCAGACCCCGGAGGAACGCGCCGCGGGACAGAAGACCTTTCACAAGGTCGTCTGGGTGCTGGTGGCGATCTTCGCCGGGATCGGACTGCTGGCGCTGTTCGGCCCCGATCGGCCGTCTGCGCCCGATCAGCCGACCAATTATGGCGATACGGTCGGCGGCGCGTTTTCGCTGACCGCGCCTGATGGCTCGACCGTTACCGACCAGACGCTGAAGGGGAAGCCGTTCGCGATCTTCTTCGGTTTCACCCGGTGCCCGGACGTGTGCCCGACGACGCTGGCCAAGATGGCCCGTCTGCGACAGCAGCTGGGCGAGGATGGCGACAGGTTCGAAATCGTGTTCGTCTCGGTCGACCCGGGCTATGACAGCCCCGAGGATGTCGGGCGCTATGTCGACCTGTTCGGCACGCCGATCATCGGGCTGACCGGCTCCGACGAGGATATCGCCAAGGTGACCAAAGCCTACCACGCCTATTACGAGAAGGTCCCGGTCGAGGGCGGCGATTACACGATCGACCACACCGCCGCGGTCTATCTGATGGACCGCGAGGGCAAGCTGCAGAGCATCATCGATTATCAGGAAGGACCCGAAGCCTCGCTCGCCAAGCTCGAACGACTGGTCGGGTGA
- a CDS encoding copper chaperone PCu(A)C encodes MHIKTTRPMGRTIHSALAALGAAALILATGACSSEIEADPAASESAASEIAITAPWSRETAEGQDAGGAFMTIANSGAGGDRLIGGSTPAAREVQVHTVDMTDGVMRMRQLTDGLEIPAGGTVTLKPGSYHIMLMGLAQPLTQGETVPLTLTFEKAGAVEVELAVQPVGSQASMGDASDGDDG; translated from the coding sequence ATGCATATCAAGACGACCCGCCCGATGGGGCGGACCATCCATTCGGCGCTTGCCGCCCTCGGCGCTGCGGCGCTGATCCTTGCAACCGGAGCGTGCAGTTCCGAAATCGAAGCCGATCCTGCAGCGAGCGAAAGCGCCGCGAGCGAGATCGCCATCACTGCGCCGTGGTCGCGTGAAACCGCCGAGGGCCAGGATGCCGGTGGCGCCTTCATGACCATAGCCAATAGCGGCGCCGGCGGAGACAGGCTGATCGGCGGATCGACGCCCGCAGCACGCGAAGTGCAGGTCCATACGGTCGACATGACCGATGGGGTGATGCGCATGCGCCAGTTGACGGACGGTTTGGAGATTCCCGCAGGCGGCACCGTCACCCTTAAGCCGGGCAGCTATCACATCATGCTGATGGGGCTGGCACAGCCGCTGACGCAGGGCGAGACCGTGCCGCTGACGCTTACCTTCGAGAAAGCCGGTGCGGTCGAGGTCGAGCTCGCGGTGCAGCCGGTCGGCTCGCAGGCGTCGATGGGCGACGCGTCGGATGGCGACGATGGCTGA
- a CDS encoding DUF2946 family protein has protein sequence MQSLRASIRERRHFALALLVLAFFIKATIPAGFMVAPSPDRVLTVTICSDATGGLKQVRIVIPGKDTGSEQSHGAKKGEHCAFSSLAKVVDSGADAVLLALAVAFILVLGFAPGRRLPVRPNPYLRPPLRGPPSAA, from the coding sequence ATGCAGTCCTTGCGCGCCTCGATTCGGGAACGCCGCCATTTTGCGTTGGCGTTGCTTGTGCTGGCGTTCTTCATCAAGGCGACCATTCCTGCCGGCTTCATGGTTGCGCCATCGCCCGATCGGGTGCTCACCGTAACGATCTGTTCCGATGCGACCGGGGGCCTCAAGCAGGTCCGGATAGTTATCCCAGGCAAGGACACTGGCAGCGAGCAATCGCATGGCGCGAAAAAGGGGGAGCATTGCGCCTTCTCGAGCCTGGCCAAGGTCGTCGATAGCGGCGCTGATGCGGTGCTGCTGGCGCTGGCGGTCGCCTTCATCCTCGTGCTCGGCTTTGCGCCCGGGCGGCGTCTGCCGGTCCGGCCAAATCCCTATCTAAGACCGCCATTGCGCGGCCCTCCGTCAGCGGCCTGA
- a CDS encoding sigma factor, which translates to MSKATEALEVAVAEVIVNKNEDSSRGSAKQRANIDRAFARILKLAAPRIRHFIRQYGLVAHYEDAEQACAIAVHRAIEAYDPTKAKFTTFLNWQIRGELQSLRFRVMTDQRPSARKVGAVTVTIHAGTRTEDGEETSLEALIEDEEAQERTEQSAAEHLAGQTCKALVHAYIESERKAGVEQLRKRARARRPKRDIREVRPDLPASFRAHVAGPDPIELARLHERLERDRAIIERSMYSGDTRLALSLDTSLTRERIRQIVRRASKKMAQLVSTDPRFAMLAEQAGIQSDTVAQTPGAATTPAEILPAMHQPHNRMVTVSRPTEPASERHPNANLPVATAPHQSGGLFA; encoded by the coding sequence ATGTCCAAAGCTACCGAAGCACTAGAAGTCGCCGTCGCCGAAGTTATCGTGAATAAAAATGAGGATAGTTCGCGCGGTTCCGCAAAGCAGCGTGCCAATATCGATCGGGCTTTTGCCAGAATTCTCAAGCTCGCAGCGCCTCGTATTCGTCATTTCATTCGGCAATACGGCCTGGTCGCCCATTACGAGGACGCCGAACAGGCTTGCGCCATCGCGGTTCACCGCGCGATCGAGGCCTACGACCCGACCAAGGCCAAGTTCACCACATTCCTCAACTGGCAGATCCGCGGCGAACTGCAGAGCCTGCGCTTCCGCGTGATGACCGACCAGCGGCCGTCGGCGCGCAAGGTCGGCGCCGTCACCGTCACGATCCATGCGGGAACGAGGACCGAGGACGGTGAGGAAACCAGTCTCGAAGCGCTGATCGAAGACGAAGAAGCGCAGGAACGCACCGAGCAGTCTGCTGCCGAGCATCTCGCTGGTCAGACCTGCAAGGCACTGGTGCACGCCTATATCGAATCCGAACGCAAGGCGGGAGTCGAGCAGCTGCGAAAGCGCGCCCGTGCCCGCCGTCCGAAGCGCGACATTCGCGAAGTCCGTCCCGATCTTCCGGCCAGTTTTCGCGCGCATGTGGCTGGCCCCGATCCGATCGAACTGGCGCGGCTGCACGAACGGCTCGAGCGCGATCGCGCCATCATCGAGCGCAGCATGTACTCGGGCGATACCCGCCTGGCACTGAGCCTCGATACGAGCCTGACCCGCGAACGTATCCGTCAGATCGTGCGCCGGGCCAGCAAGAAGATGGCGCAACTGGTCAGCACCGATCCCCGCTTCGCCATGCTTGCCGAACAGGCCGGTATCCAGAGCGATACGGTTGCGCAGACGCCTGGAGCCGCAACCACTCCCGCCGAGATCCTGCCGGCCATGCATCAGCCGCACAACCGGATGGTCACGGTGTCGCGCCCGACCGAACCGGCATCCGAACGGCACCCGAACGCCAACCTGCCGGTTGCCACGGCACCCCACCAGTCGGGCGGTTTGTTCGCCTGA